The following are encoded in a window of Anomalospiza imberbis isolate Cuckoo-Finch-1a 21T00152 chromosome 36, ASM3175350v1, whole genome shotgun sequence genomic DNA:
- the LOC137464083 gene encoding zinc finger protein 883-like — protein sequence MVQHQRIHTGERPYECGECGKGFRDSSDLIQHQRIHNGERPYECPYCEKRFQTSSTLLTHERIHTEERPFRCPDCGKGFKQNCHLTMHRRIHTGERPYECGECEKSFSRSSNLTQHQRRHH from the coding sequence ATGGtccagcaccagaggatccacactggggaacggccctacgagtgtggggagtgtgggaagggtttcagagacagctctgacctgatccagcaccagcgcatccacaatggggaacggccctacgagtgtccctATTGtgagaagaggtttcagaccagctccactCTCCTCACACatgagcggattcacacagaggagaggcccttccgctgccccgactgtgggaagggcttcaagcaaaacTGCCACCTCACCAtgcaccggcgcatccacaccggggagaggccctacgagtgtggggagtgtgagaagagcttctccaggagctcaaacttgacccaacaccaacggagacACCACTAA
- the LOC137464118 gene encoding LOW QUALITY PROTEIN: class II histocompatibility antigen, B-L beta chain-like (The sequence of the model RefSeq protein was modified relative to this genomic sequence to represent the inferred CDS: inserted 1 base in 1 codon) has translation MGRVAAAGAVLVALVVLGAPPAAGAELSGERGGAGGGVFQYVGKSECHFMNGTEKVRYLSRFIYNREQYAMFDCDVGHFLGFTPYGETAARYWNSDPDVMEQKRAAADWLCRYNHEYLSPFLTERRVSPSVPISLVPSSSRPGXCSVMDFYPAHTQLRWFQGQQELSVVATDMVPNKDWTYQLLVLLETPPWPRLTCSCQVEHVSLEHPLSRHWEMPLDAARSKMLSGIGGSELGFVFLALGLSF, from the exons atggggcgagtggcggcagctggggccgtactggtggcactggtggtgctgggagcccccccggctgcgggcgcggagctctcgggagagcgggggggggcgggaggcg gggtgtTCCAGTACGTGGGAAAGTCCGAGTGTCACTTCATGAACGGCACGGAGAAGGTGAGGTACCTGAGCAGGTTCATCTACAATCGGGAGCAGTACGCGATGTTCGACTGCGACGTGGGGCACTTTTTGGGCTTCACCCCCTATggggagacagcagccaggtatTGGAACAGCGACCCAGACGTTATGGAGCAAAAAAGGGCTGCGGCGGACTGGCTGTGCCGGTACAACCACGAGTATCTCAGCCCGTTCCTCACGGAGCGCCGAG tgtcccccagcgTGCCCATCTCGCTGGTGCCCTCGAGctcccggcccg gctgctccgtgatggatttctaccctgcccacacccagctgaggtggttccagggccagcaggagctctctgtggtGGCCACCGACATGGTCCCCAACAAGGACTGGACctaccagctcctggtgctgctggaaacacccccctggcccaggctcacctgcagctgccaggtggagcacgtcagcctggagcacccccTGAGCCGGCACTGGG AGATGCCACTGGATGCCGCCCGCAGCAAGATGCTGTCAGGGATCGGGGGCTCCGAGTTGGGCTTCGTCTTCCTGGCGCTGGGGCTCAGCTTCTAG